Proteins from one Triticum aestivum cultivar Chinese Spring chromosome 7A, IWGSC CS RefSeq v2.1, whole genome shotgun sequence genomic window:
- the LOC123147775 gene encoding peptide methionine sulfoxide reductase MsrB codes for MEKAKRGIAKAVVRDWTETTAAATDKNRLPHTVTTPPAAPPHTSNPRKTPSRRITAPDAAIDHARGGQVFTCARGRSGRGEPHQSLQEGPRRRMENHTKASRKDHLKSGRYPPLHLKHYLLLRSLFCPDACLCFRSSTKFDSGTGWPSYYQPVGDNVKSKLDMSIFFMPRTESLCAVCDAHLGHGFDDGPPPTGKRYCINSASLKFKPQ; via the exons ATGGAGAAGGCCAAAAGGGGCATAGCCAAAGCAGTGGTCAGGGATTGGaccgagaccacggcagccgccaCTGATAAGAACAGGCTACCtcacaccgtcaccacgccaccaGCAGCTCCACCCCACACGAGCAATCCCCGgaagacgccttcaagaaggatcaCGGCACCGGATGCCGCCATCGACCATGCAAGGGGAGGGCAGGTCTTCACCTGTGCTCGAGGGAGAAGTGGGAGGGGAGAACCACACCAAAGCCTCCAGGAAGGACCACGGCGCCGAATGGAGAACCACACCAAAGCCTCCAGGAAGGACCATTTAAAAAGCGGAAGATATCCACCTTTGCACTTGAAACACTATCTGCTATTGCGCTCATTGTTCTGCCCTGATGCTTGCCTGTGTTTTAGGTCATCTACCAAGTTTGATAGTGGCACTGGATGGCCGTCATATTACCAGCCGGTTGGCGACAATGTGAAAAGCAAGCTTGATATGTCGATCTTCTTCATGCCCCGGACCGAGTCCCTGTGCGCCGTCTGCGACGCTCATCTGGGCCACGGTTTTGACGACGGGCCACCGCCGACGGGGAAGAGATACTGCATCAACAG TGCGTCTCTGAAGTTTAAGCCCCAGTAG